From Pleurocapsa sp. PCC 7319:
CACCACCAAGGAAGAACTGAAACAATCCAAGTTGCAGAATCACAAACTATTTTAGATGCTGCTACTAATGCAGGAATTGACTTACCTTTTTCCTGTAGTGCTGGTGTTTGTACTACCTGTGCTGCCCAAATTCTCTCAGGAGAAGTGGAACAAAGCGATGGCATGGGGGTTTCCCCAGAACTACAAGCCGAAGGATATGCTCTACTTTGTGTATCATACCCTCGCTCCGATATTAAATTAGAGTCTCATAAAGAAGAAATCGTTTACCAAAGACAGTTTGGCAAACCGTAATCATTTAACGATAATCAATGACCATCGTTAAATTAGTTTTCAGACTATGCCAATGCGATCTAGAGGCCAAAAGCGAAAAACAGCATGACCAATGACATTTTCAACTGGTAAGAAACCCCAGACGTGAGAATCATTACTATTGTTGCGGTTATCTCCCATCACAAATAGTTGCCCCTCTGGTATAGCGACGGGTAAGAGATCGTACTCTGGTGGAGCAGCAATATAATCTTCAGTTAAGGGTCGATCGTTTACATAGACGATGCCATTTTGGACTGCTACTGTCTCCCCCTCAGTCGCGATCGCTCTTTTAATAAAAGCCTGGTTCTTTTCATAACCCAAGAGTCTTAGCTGAGTTGGCGGTTGAAAGACGACGATTTCCCCTTTTGCTGGGGGATGAAAATGATAAGCAACTTTCTCAATTACCAAGCGATCGCCAGTAGCTAGAGTGGGAAACATCGATTCAGAAGGAATATAGCGAGGTTCAGCAATAAAAATCCGAATTACAAAAGCTAAAACTAGTGCAATGATTACTGTAGTGCCATTTTCTTTGGTTTTGCGCCATAAATTAGCTTTGTTGGTTGATTCCGTTACAGACATAAAATAAGCAAAAGTTACTGAGCGTTAGATGTGAATTTATCGATTGATACTATTGTCGTACCTCAGGGGGCAGAATACCAAGCAGTTCGTCGTGGCATACAACAGACTGGAGAACAAAAGATTAACGTTATCTCAATTCCGATTGGGATGCACAATATTAAACAAAACTGGATACAGAACTATCTTCAGACAACACCTCCGCGGCAAGTTCTGATCATGGGTTTATGTGGTAGTTTATCTCCACTATATTCCGTTGGTGACATAGTAGTTTATCAACAATGTTGGGATCTAAACTGCTCTACTGTAAAGACTAATCCTGAATTAACTCAGATGATTCGGCGCAAATTATCAGTTAATTTAGTTACTGGATTAACTAGCGATCGCCCTATTTGCCAAGCTGCCGAAAAATTACAACTTAGTCAGACTTATCCTGTAAGTGTGGTAGATATGGAAGGCTATGCTTACATACAAGAATTACAACATCAGGGAATCTCGGTGGCGATGTTACGGGTAGTTAGTGACGATCTGGCAGGGGATATTCCCGATTTGAGTGGTGCGATTGATTCTCAGGGAAATCTTCAGGCGTTACCTATGGCGATCGCTTTGCTCCAGCAACCTCTAGCTGCGATCAGATTAATTCGAGGTTCCCTAACAGGGTTAAAAACCCTACAAGAAATAACGATCCAGCTTTTAAGCAATTAAAATCGCTCATAAATCGTTAGCTATAGCAATTCGCAGAGTCATGAGGTACAGTATTTTTTCCCTTTCCCCTTTTCCCAAACACAGCCAAGGTGTACCTCACAAGTACTAGGAACGCTATATATGCTCATTCGTTATCGATGGCGATCTTTCAAATTTAAGCCATACTTGTTCGTTAATTAAAGGATTGACTCTATATTCAGATACTTTAAGACCAAACTCTGTTGACCAAGATTGAATTGTTGCCAAACTATATTTAACAACTCGAATAAAACGAGAATCAGTCAGAGGCAATTGATCTCCTATTTCTCCTGGCTTACTATATTCTAAAGGCCAGTAAGAAGCGAGCATAATTCCATTTTCTGTACTATTTGCTCGAAATGATTGTAAAGTTTTGCGCAGTAAGGCTGGAGTTGTATGAGTAAAAATAGACCGAGCCACTACAAAGTCAAATTTAACCCCAAAAACTGAAAAGTCGCACTGAGAATTAGTCGAAAATTGCGGTTGTTTAAGATTAATTAATTCTGTATCCAAGGAATATTTTTTGCCAGCTTCTAACATGGGAAAGTTAGGCTCAATGCCATAATATTTATCTCTTTCCATAAGACGGATAATCCAATAACCGAGACGCAATGCTCCACAGCCAAAATCGAGTATCGTATGGTCGGGTCTTAATCCATTTTGCAGCAGAGTAATAATTGTATCTCTACCAACCATTTCAAAATGTTGGACTGGTCCTCCGGTATAAGGAGCCTCCCGTTGAATACTAGTAGCAATTTGTCTAAGGGGATTGTCTGGTTCTAAATTTAAAGCATGATTTAGTTTACGCTTTATTGTAGTGGGATTAAGAGGTCGTTTATTCAAAGCTTGTCGATAAGCAACAATCGCCTCTTTGACTTTAGCATCTTTGATCAGAGCGTCACCTAGGTCATGATAAACCCAGGCAGGACTATCATGCTTGAGAGTAATTGCCTGTTGATAAGCAGTAATTGCCCCCTGAATATTATTCTGACTCATCATTGCTTTAGCAAGCCTGACATAGCGGATACTGTTGTCAGGCTGTAATTTAATTATCTGTTGATAATAACTAACCGCCTGGTCAAACTGCTGATCAGTTTCATACAGTTCTGCCACTTGATTTAGTGCAGGTATATGATTAGGACGAATAGTTAAAACCTGTAAGTATTTTTCTAATGCCTGAGAGTTTTGAGATTGTTGTTGTAATTGTTTTGCTATCTCTAAATATTTTTCAAGGGAATCTTGTTCCTTGATTGCAGCCAAGTCATCAGTCATGTTTGTACTTTAACTTTCAGAGAAGGAGTTAAGGGATTTTTAATGTTAGCTCAGTTCTCAATTGATGTCTAAAATAGCAAACCAACCCAATTCCAACTTAACTTTCTCCAGCATGATAAGAACTACGTACTAGAGGAGCAGAACGAACATGAGAAAATCCTAAGTCTTGGGCGATTTGACCCAAGTGAGTAAATTCATCAGGAGTCCAATACTTTTGCACTGGTAAATGAGCCAAGGAAGGACGCATATATTGACCAATTGTTAGGCGATCGCAATTACTAGCTCTCAGATCTTGCATCGTCTGAATAATTTCCGCTTCTGTTTCTCCCAAACCTAACATCAAGCCTGATTTAGTAGGGATCGTGGGATCTAGTTCTTTAACCAAGCGCAATACATTTAACGAGCGATCGTATTTTGCGCCTCTTCTGACTGGTCCTTGCAAACGTCGCACAGTTTCTAGATTGTGATTATAACAAGCTGGTTGAGCTGCAACCACTGTAGCCACTCTATTCTTTTGCGCAATAGCGGAGTCTTTACCACTCCAAAAATCGGGAGTTAGAACTTCTATCTTAGTTTGAGGATTTTGAGCGCGAATCACTGTCATCACCTTGACAAACCATTCCGCACCACCATCTTTTAAATCATCTCTGGCTACTGAGGTTAAAACAACATAGCGTAAACCTAATAGGTTAACTGCATCAGCAACTTTTTGAGGTTCTTCGGGGTCTAACAACATTGGTGCATGACCTTTCTCTACTTGGCAAAAAGCACAAGCTCTGGTGCAAGTTTGTCCCATTAATAAAAACGTTGCCGTGTGATTGGCATAACATTCTCCTCGATTCGGACACCTACCCTCTTCACAGATTGTATGTATATTCCTTTGCCTAATGATTCGTTGTACAGTAGAGAGGTCACTTGCTTTACCAATGGGGCGTTTTAACCAAGAGGGAAGAGAGGTCACTTCATCTCGCCAGTTATTTTTAGTTGAGTTTGAGTATTGAGATTCATTATTCATAGTGATTTATTGTCAGCAACATTACTGACTATGAAGACAAAAATAATTGTAATTTTGATGTTTTTTCCTGTTATTTTAGTAATTTAAAAGGGAACTCTAAGCTTGTAAACATAAACTAACTGCCCACAAACAGTCTAGTGAATCTCAGGCGTAAGGAGTTAGTCGCTCAGGAGTAAATCGTGCCAACCCACAAAATTCTAGTTATTGACGATAGCAAAGTCATTAGAATGCGAGTCAAAGATATGTTGCCAGAGGGGAACTTTGACGTTATTGAAGCAAAAGATGGTCTTGAAGGGTTTAATCTGATTAGAACCGAAAACCCCAACCTAATCATGCTCGATTTCTTGCTACCGAAAATGAGTGGGTGGGAAGTATACCAAGAGATTCAAAAGCAACAAAAATACCGCTCAATTCCTTTGGTATTGATGTCTGGTCGCAAGGAAGAAGTAACAGACAAACTCCCTGAGCCTTTTGAATACTTTGCGTTTGTAGAAAAGCCATTTGATCGCGAGCAACTAGTGGATGCTATTCGTGATTCGATGGTAAAAGCCAAAAAACAACCCCAAGGTCTTAGTACGGGCTTATCTGAAGAATCTTCCAGTCCTCCCTCTGCTGACATAG
This genomic window contains:
- a CDS encoding 2Fe-2S iron-sulfur cluster-binding protein — encoded protein: MSNNYSVEIHHQGRTETIQVAESQTILDAATNAGIDLPFSCSAGVCTTCAAQILSGEVEQSDGMGVSPELQAEGYALLCVSYPRSDIKLESHKEEIVYQRQFGKP
- a CDS encoding response regulator, whose protein sequence is MPTHKILVIDDSKVIRMRVKDMLPEGNFDVIEAKDGLEGFNLIRTENPNLIMLDFLLPKMSGWEVYQEIQKQQKYRSIPLVLMSGRKEEVTDKLPEPFEYFAFVEKPFDREQLVDAIRDSMVKAKKQPQGLSTGLSEESSSPPSADIAAVTSEVKALKLKVAKLEQESEQLKRQFNQLVSFIKQKFK
- a CDS encoding class I SAM-dependent methyltransferase, with amino-acid sequence MTDDLAAIKEQDSLEKYLEIAKQLQQQSQNSQALEKYLQVLTIRPNHIPALNQVAELYETDQQFDQAVSYYQQIIKLQPDNSIRYVRLAKAMMSQNNIQGAITAYQQAITLKHDSPAWVYHDLGDALIKDAKVKEAIVAYRQALNKRPLNPTTIKRKLNHALNLEPDNPLRQIATSIQREAPYTGGPVQHFEMVGRDTIITLLQNGLRPDHTILDFGCGALRLGYWIIRLMERDKYYGIEPNFPMLEAGKKYSLDTELINLKQPQFSTNSQCDFSVFGVKFDFVVARSIFTHTTPALLRKTLQSFRANSTENGIMLASYWPLEYSKPGEIGDQLPLTDSRFIRVVKYSLATIQSWSTEFGLKVSEYRVNPLINEQVWLKFERSPSITNEHI
- the lepB gene encoding signal peptidase I gives rise to the protein MSVTESTNKANLWRKTKENGTTVIIALVLAFVIRIFIAEPRYIPSESMFPTLATGDRLVIEKVAYHFHPPAKGEIVVFQPPTQLRLLGYEKNQAFIKRAIATEGETVAVQNGIVYVNDRPLTEDYIAAPPEYDLLPVAIPEGQLFVMGDNRNNSNDSHVWGFLPVENVIGHAVFRFWPLDRIGIV
- the lipA gene encoding lipoyl synthase, yielding MNNESQYSNSTKNNWRDEVTSLPSWLKRPIGKASDLSTVQRIIRQRNIHTICEEGRCPNRGECYANHTATFLLMGQTCTRACAFCQVEKGHAPMLLDPEEPQKVADAVNLLGLRYVVLTSVARDDLKDGGAEWFVKVMTVIRAQNPQTKIEVLTPDFWSGKDSAIAQKNRVATVVAAQPACYNHNLETVRRLQGPVRRGAKYDRSLNVLRLVKELDPTIPTKSGLMLGLGETEAEIIQTMQDLRASNCDRLTIGQYMRPSLAHLPVQKYWTPDEFTHLGQIAQDLGFSHVRSAPLVRSSYHAGES